The nucleotide sequence ACAGCTTCCACATGCGCGACTTGCCCCCGGAAGGAAGAATAGAGCACGGTGTCGCGTAAATTCCGTTCTGCCTCGGCCAGTTGAAAACGGGCTTTTTGAATTTCTGCTTCCTGTGATTGAAGCTCGGCTTTTTTCGTTTTGAGTTCGGCTTCAATATTTGCTACCGCGGCATTTGCTGTTTGCAGTTCCGCCATCGCCTGATCATAATCAGAACGGGTCGCGACTTTCTTGTTGAGCAGACTGATGGTCCGATCCGAATCGGCTTTTGCCAGCTGCTGCTCTGCTTTCGCGGAAGCCAGGCGGGCAGGAATACCATCGGCAATTTCCACTTCCACCGCTTTTTTTCGCTGAATCGCTACATCCACCGCAGCCCGGGCCAGATCGACGGCAATCCGGTATTGTTCATCGTACAACCGGGCCAACACCGTACCCGCTACCAGAACTTTGTTACTTTTCTGATCGACTACACGCCCCTCGATTTCGGTATCAGGTTCTAATACGCGCTCCACCCGTCCAGCAACTTCAAAACCGATTTTTTCTGTTTTCCAGGCACCTACTGAACCAGTCATCAGAGACTGGGATGTTGGCGTTGACTGTTGCAACAGAAAAACCGTCACAGGACGCGGGGCTTTCTGTATTCGTTCGATTTCACTGGATGATTCACAGGCCGTTGCTAAGATGGCAATACTAAACAGGAGAACGAGTCGAGAGACGGACATACTTTTGTGATCCCAAAATGGTCTTTCAATTGAATCGCAAGTAAACTACACTGTGCAGTGTAATTATATTGTCAGAAGAGTAAACCACAAAGTGTACTTTTTATGAATCAAACCTCCGGAAACAAAACAAGACTGACAGACCGGAAGCGCGCTGCGATTATGGAAGCTGCTGTTTCAGAGTGGAAGCACCAGGGTTACGACAACACCAGTATGGACCGAATCGCAGAAGTCGCATCTGTTTCCAAAAGAACGGTTTACAATCATTTTCCCAGCAAGGAAGAACTGTTTGCCGCGATTGTCGCTGAACTCATGTCTCGCTGCCAGATCATGAAAGAATTCGACTTTGATCCGAAAAAATCGATTTCCAGTCAACTGACAGCGATTGGCAAAACCGCTGTGGAACTGATGACTTCCACAGAATTTCAGGATCTGGCACGCGTCACACTTTCCCGATTTTTGCAGTCGCCCGAAATCGCGAGCGAAATGTTGATTGAGACCACACAGGTCGAAGCAGAATTAGCAGTCTGGTTTAAGACCACTCACGAAGCCGGACAGTTACGAGTGCCCGACCCGACTCTGGCAGCGAAGCAGTTTCTTGGCCTGATCCAGTCCTTTGCTTTCTGGCCGCCGCTCATTGGAAAAGAACCCCCGCTCACCACACCGCAAAAGAAGGCTGTCGTGAAATCCACGGTGAGCATGTTCCTGGATCACTACAAACCTTCCAACTTGTAATTCAGCGCAGTGGAACCAGTTTGAAAAAGAGAAATTTATCGAAGCCACCCCCATCCGTCGCATGCTGCCCTGGAGCTCTTTCATAAGTGCATCGTGACCCGAGCACGTTACTCTAAAGTTCGTCCCAGCCAGCGGTCATACCAGGCGAAGGTATACCGTCGGGCGACGCCTGGATAACTGTGTCCGCCTGGAAAAGAGAACCAGCTGAAACAATCGGCGGCACCCAGTTGGCTCAGCATCCCGGGGATGCGTTCGGGGGCAATTCGGTGCTGCGTCTCATAATACTCCAGAGTCTGGTCATAGCCGAGGCGCTCCTGCCGGGCTTTGAGGGCGCTGGGAAGCCCTTCCACATCCTGCCAGTTCAGATATACCTCAAACGCTTTCAGGCACTTCGGAAAGATTTTATGGCGATAGAATTCCTGTTCGCTGGAGATAATCAGTAAGGGCCGCGGCGCTACCATCATCATCAAACTGTCGAAATCGACCGGAATCGGCTTCGACTGATCCTCGATATACGGACGAAATTTTTTGATATAAATATAAGGGCCGCTATTGGGATAAAATCCAAAACGTCGTTTTAATTCTTCACTTTTCGAGGGAGGGTCCCCTTCCTTCCAGGGCTGCCAGCTGGATGGTTTTCGGGACCAGGCAGCAACATGTCGATGCCAGTCCAGCACGCCACCATTACTGATGGTGGCTGTGATCCGGGGCTCGAATGCTGCTGCGAACAGTGCCGTATGTCCCCCCAGGGACCAGCCGATCGCTCCGATCTGTTTGCCATCGACAAAATCAAGCGTCTGGAGAAAGTCGACGCTGCGCATGATGTCCCACGTATTTTTGCCGACAATCGACCATTCAGGATGTTTCAGGTAAAACCCCCGGGTATCCATCACCCGTTCGCCCGGTTTAATTCGCTCGCCGTCTGTCAGCAGGTCAATATTCAACGTGACAAAACCGTGTCGTGCCAACTCCAGCCCTGAAGCCACACCAATTTTGGGATCACGGGGCGGATCCTGGGGCCGCCGGCCTGCCAGTCCTATGGTGCTGTCTTTCCCAGCCCCGAATGTGGTGCTGTGAATACAGATAATCGCAGGTGTGGGACGCTTTCGTGCTGCATCCGGAACTAACAGCCAGGCCGTCACACGATCATCGGGCTCCGTTTGAAAACTCACATGATAACGCGTGATTCCCTCTTCCCGCGCAACCTGTTTCATTTCAGGTCGAAGCTCGGGAACCTCTGTTGGAAAGTCCCCCAGCAGATCGAGCCATTTACGTTCGATCTCTTTTCTGCGCTCGGGCCATGATGTCGCTGCTGACTCTGAAACAGATTGAGCCGCTTGTTTATCCTCTGCCCAAACACTCGAGTTGGAATACAGCAACATCCCACCAGGGATAAAAACCAGGATCGCAGACAACAGGAAACCAGAACGCTGCATACTCAAACTCCTGACCTTCAATCGTACTGATACAGATCGAAATCGTTTAGCAGAGATAGTGAAGTAGTGACACCAGGACAGATCAATATTTTCACATATCTGGTACCTGTTCGCAACAATTTTCGAACCGGTTGGAATCAGCCCCGCTCTATTTTGGCCAGCAGGCTCTCACAGCATTACGCAATCCGCGCGTCATCTACGGGGATCAGTTTCGGAATCGGGATCTGCAGACCCACGACGCCGCCATGTTTTTTCTGCAGTGTGGAGAACCGGCATTTGAGAAACGCATACAGCTCGGGTGGCGGGTTCAGTTTCAGATACTGCTTCACCAGCACTGCCATGTGGGCGTCGTATTCTTTCTGGCTGTGAGAGTGCACGTGGTAGTGGCCTTCCAGGCGGCGGATGTCGCCGTCGAAGGCCGGGCTGATGTGATACAGCTCGTGTACCACGGTGATCAGCTTTTCTTCCAGGGAATGATTCAGAAAGCGAGGCAGGTAAAATGTCAGAATGTATAACATTTCCTGCTGATCCTGGTAGATCCGCTGCACCGTCCATTTACGGCCGTAGCGGGTGGTTTGCAGATCACCATTCTCGAAACGCAGTGGCGTGAGCTTGGCCTGCATGCCGTAAGGCACATTACGACGGGCCTGCGCAAAAGCGACCGCGATTCGATCCATGTCGACGTGATGAAACTCAGGTAATCGACGCGCTATGTCACGGCACAGATGATACATGGCGTGACTGAAATTAAAGGGCTGCTTCGTTGACATGCTGCGCCAGAATCCTTTCCGCTACAACGATACCACTATGCTGGAGTGCACGCGTCTGACCATAGCATCTCACAATCTTTTGTACTCGATCCAATTGACTCTGGAGACACTACAGTAAAACTGGACACAGTTCAGGTTCACGATTCATACGCGGGCAGCTGACCCGTCTGACCGATACGTAAAAAAAGCTAAGAGTATTTTCGATTATTTGAAATACTCTTAGCTTATAAATATTAGCGAGAACCGGAAATTCCGCATAGCCGAATTCGGCCCGCGAAGGTTTACGCTTCTTTTTCTTTGTCTTCTTCAGCCGCTTCAGCACTGGCTTCAGGAGCTTCATCAGCGGCAGCTGTTTCTTCTGCTTCCGTTTCAGCAGCAGGTTCTTCGCTGGCTGTTTCGTCGGCAGGAGCTTCTTCGGTAGCAGTTTCAGCTTCGCTATCGAGTGTTGTGCTGCGTTTAACAGGTTTCACGCGATCGCGTTCGCCAACGAATTCAATGATGGCCTGCTCGCCGGCATCACCCAGACGAACGGTTGCCAGACGTACGATGCGGGTGTAACCGCCGGTACGTTCTTCAAAGCGTTCTGACAGTTCGTTGAACAGAATATCAACCGCTTCATTATCACGCAGGTCGGCAAAGGCCCGACGACGGTAAGTCAATGCGGGTGCCATGGCCTGGTTCCACTGGTTCCACTGTTCAGACTCACGCCAGGTCTTCCATTCACTGGAATTCTTCTCAGCATCAGTGGCGTACTGAGCTGCATTTTCCAGATGAGGTTGCGCCTTCTTGCCGAGTGTGATCAGCTTTTCCATGAAAGGTCGCAATTCTTTGGCTTTCTGTACGG is from Gimesia maris and encodes:
- a CDS encoding TetR/AcrR family transcriptional regulator, with translation MNQTSGNKTRLTDRKRAAIMEAAVSEWKHQGYDNTSMDRIAEVASVSKRTVYNHFPSKEELFAAIVAELMSRCQIMKEFDFDPKKSISSQLTAIGKTAVELMTSTEFQDLARVTLSRFLQSPEIASEMLIETTQVEAELAVWFKTTHEAGQLRVPDPTLAAKQFLGLIQSFAFWPPLIGKEPPLTTPQKKAVVKSTVSMFLDHYKPSNL
- a CDS encoding dienelactone hydrolase family protein, with product MQRSGFLLSAILVFIPGGMLLYSNSSVWAEDKQAAQSVSESAATSWPERRKEIERKWLDLLGDFPTEVPELRPEMKQVAREEGITRYHVSFQTEPDDRVTAWLLVPDAARKRPTPAIICIHSTTFGAGKDSTIGLAGRRPQDPPRDPKIGVASGLELARHGFVTLNIDLLTDGERIKPGERVMDTRGFYLKHPEWSIVGKNTWDIMRSVDFLQTLDFVDGKQIGAIGWSLGGHTALFAAAFEPRITATISNGGVLDWHRHVAAWSRKPSSWQPWKEGDPPSKSEELKRRFGFYPNSGPYIYIKKFRPYIEDQSKPIPVDFDSLMMMVAPRPLLIISSEQEFYRHKIFPKCLKAFEVYLNWQDVEGLPSALKARQERLGYDQTLEYYETQHRIAPERIPGMLSQLGAADCFSWFSFPGGHSYPGVARRYTFAWYDRWLGRTLE
- a CDS encoding putative metallopeptidase is translated as MSTKQPFNFSHAMYHLCRDIARRLPEFHHVDMDRIAVAFAQARRNVPYGMQAKLTPLRFENGDLQTTRYGRKWTVQRIYQDQQEMLYILTFYLPRFLNHSLEEKLITVVHELYHISPAFDGDIRRLEGHYHVHSHSQKEYDAHMAVLVKQYLKLNPPPELYAFLKCRFSTLQKKHGGVVGLQIPIPKLIPVDDARIA
- a CDS encoding bL17 family ribosomal protein is translated as MRHRMRGRKLGRNASHRKAMFRNMAVSLIKTVRIDEEAENAPKVSGRITTTVQKAKELRPFMEKLITLGKKAQPHLENAAQYATDAEKNSSEWKTWRESEQWNQWNQAMAPALTYRRRAFADLRDNEAVDILFNELSERFEERTGGYTRIVRLATVRLGDAGEQAIIEFVGERDRVKPVKRSTTLDSEAETATEEAPADETASEEPAAETEAEETAAADEAPEASAEAAEEDKEKEA